The following are encoded together in the Zingiber officinale cultivar Zhangliang chromosome 8A, Zo_v1.1, whole genome shotgun sequence genome:
- the LOC122009391 gene encoding 50S ribosomal protein L24, chloroplastic-like yields MTMALASSLASLSISSNSFFGQPLSPPLLLAPTKLVRQPGTIVMKLKRWERKECKPNSLPVLHKMHVKVGDIVQLITGHEKGKVGEITRIFRHNSTVIIEGLNLKTKHTKSREQGEPGQIVKIEGAIHSSNVMLYSKEKKVASRVGHKILEDGTRVRYLIKTGEIVDGAENWKKAIKERKEKTVEKAS; encoded by the exons ATGACGATGGCGCTCGCGAGTTCGCTCGCTTCCCTTAGCATCTCCTCCAATTCCTTCTTCGGCCAGCCTCTATCTCCCCCGCTCTTATTAGCGCCG ACCAAATTGGTGCGTCAACCAGGCACTATAGTGATGAAG CTCAAGCGCTGGGAGCGCAAGGAGTGTAAACCGAATAGTCTTCCCGTGCTGCACAAGATGCACGTCAAAGTAGGGGACATAGTCCAACTTATCACAGGCCATGAGAAAGGTAAGGTTGGAGAAATTACACGCATTTTCAGGCATAATAGCACTGTGATAATAGAAGGCTTGAACTTGAAGACAAAGCACACAAAGAGCAGAGAACAAGGAGAACCTGGCCAAATTGTGAAG ATTGAAGGAGCAATCCACAGCTCAAATGTGATGCTAtactcaaaagaaaaaaaagtggCGAGCAGAGTGGGTCACAAAATCCTCGAGGATGGAACAAGGGTGCGTTATCTTATCAAGACTGGTGAGATCGTTGACGGCGCAGAGAACTGGAAAAAGGCTATCAAAGAACGAAAGGAAAAGACAGTAGAGAAGGCCAGTTAG
- the LOC122009392 gene encoding monodehydroascorbate reductase 3, cytosolic-like — translation MAEKHFKYVILGGGVAAGYAAREFAKHGLNPGELAIISKEAVAPYERPALSKAYLFPQGAARLPGFHVCVGSGGERLLPEWYSEKGIELILSTEIVKADLASKTLTSAAGAIFTYDILIIATGSTVINLSDFGTPGADANNIFYMREIDDADKLVAAIQAKKNGKAVIVGGGYIGLELSAAMKINNFDVTMVYPEPWCMPRLFTPEIAAFYESDYANKGVKIDKGTLVVGFDSDTNGDVTSVKLKDGRALAADIVIVGVGGRPLTKLFKGQVEEEKGGIRTDAFFQTSVGGVYAVGDVATFPLKLYNETRRVEHVDHARKSAEQAVKAIKAIEEGKVTDDYDYLPYFYSRSFDLSWQFYGDNVGETVIFGDNDPASSKPKFGSYWIKEGKLLGAFLEGGSPEENTAIAKLARLQPAVPDLEQLTKEGLTFASKI, via the exons ATGGCGGAGAAGCATTTCAAGTACGTCATCCTCGGCGGCGGCGTTGCGGCG GGATACGCTGCTAGAGAATTTGCAAAGCATGGCCTCAATCCAGGAGAATTAGCAATCATCTCAAAAGAGGCG GTGGCTCCTTATGAACGCCCAGCGCTTAGCAAGGCATATCTCTTCCCTCAGG GTGCTGCAAGGCTCCCAGGCTTTCATGTTTGTGTTGGAAGTGGAGGGGAAAGACTGCTTCCGGAATGGTACTCAGAAAAGG GGATAGAACTGATCCTCAGCACTGAAATTGTAAAAGCTGATCTTGCTTCCAAGACTTTGACCAGTGCAGCTGGTGCAATCTTCACATATGACATTTTGATTATAGCCACTGGTTCCACT GTCATAAATCTCTCCGATTTTGGTACGCCTGGAGCAGATGCTAACAATATATTCTACATGAGGGAAATTGATGATGCTGACAAGCTTGTGGCAGCCATCCAAGCAAAGAAGAATGGGAAGGCTGTCATTGTTGGTGGTGGATACATTGGGCTTGAACTTAGTGCTGCGATGAAGATAAACAACTTCGATGTCACTATGGTGTATCCTGAACCCTGGTGCA TGCCAAGGCTATTCACTCCAGAAATCGCTGCTTTCTATGAAAGTGATTATGCAAACAAGGGGGTCAAGATAGACAAGGGCACACTAGTTGTTGGATTTGATTCTGACACCAATGGGGAT GTAAcatcagtcaagttgaaggatggAAGAGCGCTCGCTGCTGATATTGTAATAGTTGGTGTTGGTGGACGACCTCTGACAAAATTGTTCAAAGGCCAAGTTGAAGAAGAGAAGGGTGGAATTAGG ACTGATGCTTTCTTTCAAACAAGTGTTGGTGGAGTGTACGCTGTGGGCGACGTAGCTACCTTCCCTTTAAAGCTATACAACGAAACACGAAGAGTGGAGCATGTGGATCATGCCAGGAAATCAGCAGAGCAGGCTGTGAAG GCAATCAAGGCAATCGAGGAAGGTAAAGTAACTGATGACTATGATTACCTCCCCTACTTCTACTCCCGCTCATTCGATCTCTCATGGCAATTCTATGGAGACAATGTGGGAGAAACTGTCATATTTGGCGACAATGACCCTGCATCATCAAAGCCAAAATTTGGGTCTTACTGGATTAAGGAGGGGAAGTTACTGGGGGCTTTCCTGGAGGGTGGATCTCCAGAGGAGAACACGGCCATTGCCAAGTTGGCAAGGCTGCAACCTGCAGTTCCAGACCTTGAACAGCTGACAAAGGAAGGTCTCACATTTGCTTCTAAGATTTGA
- the LOC122010944 gene encoding proline-rich receptor-like protein kinase PERK2: MCYVGKATKIFFFLTGFLLLLGLVVGFGLSRHGWAHKAASAAKPCQYSAAGGGSCSSIFPDPIPADAAAAAPPIPADTFAAPPPPSAAEMPQPESALTPPSPPSVLPSPPATLPPPAPAELPPPPTTTDPSSTTAAPPLASPGLPSPVWGATGPAHS; encoded by the coding sequence ATGTGCTACGTGGGGAAGGCCACCAAGATCTTCTTCTTCCTAACTGGCTTCCTGCTTCTCCTCGGCCTTGTCGTCGGCTTCGGCCTCTCCCGCCATGGCTGGGCCCACAAGGCCGCTTCCGCCGCCAAGCCCTGCCAGTACTCTGCCGCTGGCGGCGGCTCATGCAGCTCTATCTTCCCCGACCCAATACCCGccgacgccgccgccgccgccccgCCGATACCCGCTGACACTTTTGCCGCGCCGCCTCCTCCCTCGGCAGCCGAGATGCCGCAACCTGAATCCGCGCTGACCCCGCCGTCTCCACCCTCCGTGCTACCGTCTCCACCGGCCACGCTGCCGCCTCCAGCCCCAGCCGAGCTGCCACCGCCCCCGACGACCACCGATCCGTCATCCACTACGGCTGCGCCGCCACTTGCCAGTCCCGGTCTGCCGAGCCCAGTGTGGGGGGCGACCGGTCCGGCTCATTCATAG